One Silene latifolia isolate original U9 population chromosome 4, ASM4854445v1, whole genome shotgun sequence DNA segment encodes these proteins:
- the LOC141652972 gene encoding uncharacterized protein LOC141652972 has protein sequence MSLQFTCTNSFIQPHQFKSLNSISAFQFKVPEISGVTKKNKSNGFCCRSSGGQEEDYYLLDAPVSAGDGFSFSGGKYADGSSPADDWFKQGKMVKACLPSGSGEKAKDPIFGLKFASSSQASDDVFRWFCIESGNADKPTVILIHGFPSQAYSYRKVIPVLSKDYHVIAFDWLGFGFSEKPQPNYGFDYTMEEYVSSLKSLIDELVPNKISLVVQGYFAPVVVKYASDNQEKINDLILLNPPITAKHANLPSTLSIFSNFLLGEIFSQDPLRASDKALTSCGPYKMKEDDAMVYRRPYLTSGSSGFALNAISRSMKKQLKAYVEETRNTLMSVNWKVRTTVCWGQRDRWLNSDGVEEFCKASNHKLVELSMAGHHVQEDSGEELGTVIAELLSKRRRN, from the exons CAACCCCATCAATTTAAATCCCTTAATTCAATTTCTGCTTTTCAATTTAAGGTTCCTGAAATTTCTGGTGTTACTAAGAAAAATAAATCAAATGGGTTTTGTTGCCGATCAAGTGGAGGTCAGGAAGAG GACTATTACTTGTTGGATGCTCCTGTTTCTGCTGGTGATGGGTTTTCTTTTAGTGGAG GAAAGTATGCAGACGGTTCAAGCCCGGCTGATGACTGGTTCAAGCAAGGAAAGATG GTTAAAGCGTGTCTTCCTAGTGGCTCGGGAGAGAAAGCCAAAGATCCCATCTTTGGATTGAAATTTGCCAGCAGCTCACAGGCGTCTGATGATGTTTTCAG ATGGTTCTGTATCGAAAGTGGGAATGCTGACAAACCTACCGTTATTCTAATTCATGGATTTCCGTCACAG GCCTACTCATACCGCAAAGTTATTCCAGTACTATCGAAGGACTATCATGTCATAGCATTTGATTGGTTAG GATTTGGATTTTCAGAGAAGCCCCAGCCTAACTACGGTTTTGACTACACTATGGAAG AATACGTTTCATCCTTGAAATCCCTGATTGATGAACTTGTTCCCAATAAGATTTCGCTTGTTGTACAG GGATATTTTGCTCCTGTCGTCGTGAAATATGCTTCCGATAATCAGGAAAAAATCAATGATCTCATTCTTCTGAATCCACCT ATAACAGCTAAACATGCCAACTTACCATCAACACTGTCAATATTCAGTAACTTTCTACTGGGTGAAATATTTTCTCAG GATCCGCTTAGGGCAAGTGATAAAGCATTGACAAGCTGTGGGCCATACAAAATGAAGGAAGACGACGCAATGGTGTATAGAAGGCCTTATCTGACATCTGGTTCTTCTGGCTTTGCACTTAATGCAATTAGTAGATCAATGAAAAAGCAATTAAAG GCTTATGTTGAGGAAACGAGGAATACACTAATGAGTGTAAACTGGAAAGTCAGGACAACTGTTTGCTGGGGACAAAGAGATCGCTGGCTGAACTCTGATGGGGTCGAAGAATTCTGTAAAGCGTCCAATCATAAGTTGGTCGAACTCTCAATG GCTGGACATCATGTACAGGAAGATAGCGGTGAAGAACTTGGGACAGTTATCGCTGAACTGCTCAGTAAAAGAAGACGCAATTAG